GCTTTCCATCGAACCGGAGGGATGACTCCGGCCCTAGACGTCAGGCGTTCGTTGTCGACTACAGCCCAACCTTCTATTTTCGCCGCATGGGCTACTTGGTTCAACCCTAATCGGACATCGTTCTCAGATTCCGTTTTTCTCGAAAGGCAATTCATCCATCGCTCTCGGCATCTAAAATGGAAGCCTGTCGCCATCTAATGATTCCGGTCGGCCAACGCGCAGCCCGCAAGCCTTTTCAGTTCCGGTCTGCGGCGCACCTGCTGCGCATCGAGCCACAGCGTGCAACGACGGTGGCCGAACTGCTTGAGGGGCTGCGGTCGTGTTCCGACGCCTCCATCTTCGAGCACACCTTCCAGACGCTCCGTGAGCACCACTTCATTACCGAGGGTTTCTCCAACGACTTCGCGCAGTGGGCGCTGGCGGCCTGCAATGAGGCGCGGCTGGCGGAACACCTGGCCGCGGTGGATATCCGGGAGTTCACCGAGATCGCGGGCCTGCGGCAACGCCTGGTAAGCGTCATGGACGAGTATGTGCGAACGCACCCGGAAGCCGCCGGGAGAACCGCGTTCGAGCCGTTTTATTTCGCCGCCTCCGAGTTATTCGTGGTGCCCACGCCCTACCAGGCCCACAACCTGGAGGAGTTCGCCAGCAGCCTGGAAAAGGTTTCCGTGGCCAGCATTCACTACCACTTTGTGGACGCTCGACTGCGCCTCAAACTCGATTCCAACAATTTCTCCGTCTGGCTCGAGGAAGCGCTGGACCTCGGTGACCTGGCCCAGCAGATCAAGCGCATCGACATCTATACGC
The Terriglobales bacterium DNA segment above includes these coding regions:
- a CDS encoding DUF5752 family protein; this translates as MIPVGQRAARKPFQFRSAAHLLRIEPQRATTVAELLEGLRSCSDASIFEHTFQTLREHHFITEGFSNDFAQWALAACNEARLAEHLAAVDIREFTEIAGLRQRLVSVMDEYVRTHPEAAGRTAFEPFYFAASELFVVPTPYQAHNLEEFASSLEKVSVASIHYHFVDARLRLKLDSNNFSVWLEEALDLGDLAQQIKRIDIYTLTLEGVRQRILEAVQKALNGASGSKEA